Genomic DNA from Salinibacter pepae:
GTGAGGGCCCCTTCGAGCTGGCGCACGTTCGAGTCGATGCGCTGGGCGATCAGCTCCAGCACGTCCGGCGACACGGCGATGTCCTGCCGGGCGGCCTTGCGCTGCAGGATCGCGATCCGCGTTTCGAGGTCCGGGCGCTGGATATCGGCGCTCAGGCCCCACTGGAAGCGAGAGAGCAACCGCTCCTCGATGCCAGGGATCTCTGCGGGGGGACGGTCCGCACAGAGGAAAATCTGTTTTCCGTTCTGGTGGAGGTCGTTGAAGATGTGGAAGAACTCCTCCTGGGTCTTCTCCTTCTCGCCAAAGAACTGGACGTCGTCGACGATGAGCAGGTCGGCCTGCCGGTAGTAGCTCGAAAACGCCGCGATCCGGTTCTCACGGACCGACTGCACGAACTGGCTCGTGAAGCGGTCGCTGGAGACGTACAGCACCCGTTCGGCGGTGTTGTGCTCCAGGGCGTAGTTGGCGACGGCCTGCGCCAGGTGCGTTTTCCCCAGGCCCACACCGCCGTACACCAGGAGCGGGTTGTAATTCGTGCTGCCGGGCTCCTGTGCCACGGCGAACGCGGCGCTCCGGGCCAGGCGATTGCCGTCCCCTTCCACGAACTCGTCGAACGTGTACTCCGGACGAAGGTGCTGCTTGGCCTGTTCGTAGAGGGCCGAGCGCTCATCCGGGGAGCCCGCGTCGGTTTGGGGCGGGGAGGGGGCGGAGGCATCTTCCGTACGGCCAGGGTCCGAGACATCGGCGACGTCGGGGGAGGACGGGCGGGGCGTGGTCGGGCCCGTCGGCGAGGAGGCTCCCCCGGAGGTCGATGCGTCCGGGGAAGGAGACTGGTTGATCGCCTCCCGACCGGCTGGGGACGAAGACGACACCGGCTCCGATGGGCGCGGGGACGTGGAGGAGCGTCCGGCCTGGTCGCTGGAGGGGGCGGACGACGGTCGATCCTGGGGGGACGAAGGCGCGTCCGGCTCGTCGGGAGCAGATCCGGACGACCCGGAGTCCGTGGCAATCTCGTCGGGGCGTTCCTCCTCGGGGGCCACCTGGTAGGTCACGTCCGTCGGCTCCCCGACCGCCTCACTCACGGCCTGCCGGATGGAGCGCTGAAACCGACTGCGGAGGTACTGGATGCCGAAGGGCGTGGGCACCTGCAGGGTCAACGTGGGGGATCCCTCATCCGTAGACAGGTCGAGGGGCTGGATGGGGTCCAGCCAGTTCTGAACCGTTCGCTCCGGAAGCGTCTCGCGGAGATCGCGAAGCGCAGTGCGCCAAGCGTCGGAGGCGGACGGGACCATAGATGAGAAGAAGACCGTGCGTTAGCGGCGACAGAGAAGCGGCGCCGGCGGAGGCTGAGATCGACGCCCGCACAACGTAGACCACAGCCGTTCAGAACGCAAGTGTGTGCCGGGAAAATTTAAAGAGGCGCGGCCTCGCGCCGCTAACGGTCCCTCCGAAATTTCGGGCCCGAATCGCCTCCACGAAAGGAGGCCCGACGGCCGTGGCGCAGGCCAGGCTCGTGCAAGAATCTGACGCCACCCTCAGGGGCCTCGCGGGCCTCACCGTGGGAAACTGAATGGCACTACAGATTGCCCCGACGCTCCTGCTCCCGCTCCATGGCCTTGAACAGAGCCTTGAAGTTGCCGGCGCCGAACGAGCGAGCCCCTTCCCGCTGAATGATCTCAAAGAAGACCGTGGGGCGGTCCTGGACCGGCTTGGTAAAGATCTGAAGCAGGTAGCCGTCCGGGTCGCGGTCCACGAGGATGCCAAGCTCCTCAAGGTCGTCGATGGACTCGTTGATGGAGCCCACGCGCTCGGTGAGCACCGCCCGGTCGTAATACGTGTCCGGGACGTGGAGAAATTCGACGCCGCGGCGACGAAGTTCGCGCACGGTGGTGATGATGTCGTCGGACGCGAGTGCGACGTGCTGCACACCGGCCCCCCGGTAGAACTCGAGGTACTCCTCAATCTGGCTCTTCTTTTTGCCTTCGGCGGGCTCGTTGATTGGGAATTTGATCTTCTCGTCCCCGTTGGCCATCACCTTCGACATGAGGGCCGAGTACTCGGTCGAGATGTCCTGGTCGGTGAAGTGGAGCATGTTGAAGAAGCCCATCGTTTGGGCGTAGTACTCCACGTACGTATCCATGTCCCCTTCGTGGACGTTGCCCACGCAATGATCCACGTACTGCAGTCCCGCTGGCGCGGGCGGCGACCAGAACTCGTTCTCCCACCGCTCGAAGCCCGGAAGGAAGGGCCCGTCGTAGTCCGACCGTTCTACGAAAGTGTGTACGGTGTCGCCGTAGGTGGCAATGGTAGCGGTCACGACGCGTCCGTGCTCGTCCTCCTGAACCGTGGGGGACTGGACGGGCGGGGCGCCGCGCTTCGTCGTCTCCTCGAAGGAGGCGGTCGCATCGTCCACCTCGAGCGCGATGTCCTTCACCCCATCCCCGTGCTGGCGGACGTGCTCGCTGATTGAAGAGTCCGGCCCGAGGGCCGACGTCAGAACGAACCGGATGTCGTTCTGCGTGAGCAGGTAGCTTACCTTGTCTTCGTGTCCGGTTTCCGGGCCCCG
This window encodes:
- the hppD gene encoding 4-hydroxyphenylpyruvate dioxygenase translates to MANPTTAPDPDVESPEDFLPLNGTDYVEFYVGNAKQAAHFYAHLFGFQIQGYRGPETGHEDKVSYLLTQNDIRFVLTSALGPDSSISEHVRQHGDGVKDIALEVDDATASFEETTKRGAPPVQSPTVQEDEHGRVVTATIATYGDTVHTFVERSDYDGPFLPGFERWENEFWSPPAPAGLQYVDHCVGNVHEGDMDTYVEYYAQTMGFFNMLHFTDQDISTEYSALMSKVMANGDEKIKFPINEPAEGKKKSQIEEYLEFYRGAGVQHVALASDDIITTVRELRRRGVEFLHVPDTYYDRAVLTERVGSINESIDDLEELGILVDRDPDGYLLQIFTKPVQDRPTVFFEIIQREGARSFGAGNFKALFKAMEREQERRGNL
- the dnaA gene encoding chromosomal replication initiator protein DnaA is translated as MVPSASDAWRTALRDLRETLPERTVQNWLDPIQPLDLSTDEGSPTLTLQVPTPFGIQYLRSRFQRSIRQAVSEAVGEPTDVTYQVAPEEERPDEIATDSGSSGSAPDEPDAPSSPQDRPSSAPSSDQAGRSSTSPRPSEPVSSSSPAGREAINQSPSPDASTSGGASSPTGPTTPRPSSPDVADVSDPGRTEDASAPSPPQTDAGSPDERSALYEQAKQHLRPEYTFDEFVEGDGNRLARSAAFAVAQEPGSTNYNPLLVYGGVGLGKTHLAQAVANYALEHNTAERVLYVSSDRFTSQFVQSVRENRIAAFSSYYRQADLLIVDDVQFFGEKEKTQEEFFHIFNDLHQNGKQIFLCADRPPAEIPGIEERLLSRFQWGLSADIQRPDLETRIAILQRKAARQDIAVSPDVLELIAQRIDSNVRQLEGALTRLTALVQLDDRTLDLDTARRFLREHTDEGADALNADDIIEQVAEYFRLEKGDLLSRSRKQTVAQARQIAMYLCRELTDESYDHIGSRFGGRDHSTVIHAYRKIEEDLESDPELQDDISSLQSNLQDRSLSSSL